In Haematobia irritans isolate KBUSLIRL chromosome 1, ASM5000362v1, whole genome shotgun sequence, a genomic segment contains:
- the Prosbeta3 gene encoding proteasome subunit beta type-3, giving the protein MSILAYNGGCVVAMRGKECVAIATDRRFGVQAQTIATDFEKVFQFNPRMFVGLVGLQTDILTVRDRLMFRKNLYETRENREMQPARFSAMLSSFLYEHRFGPYFIEPVIAGLDPKTMEPFICNMDLIGCPNVPDDFVVAGTCGEQLYGMCETLWKPDLEPNQLFEVISQAMINAFDRDAISGWGATVYIIEKDKITVKTLKTRMD; this is encoded by the coding sequence ATGTCAATCTTGGCTTATAATGGTGGTTGTGTTGTAGCCATGCGGGGTAAGGAATGTGTGGCAATTGCCACTGATCGCCGTTTCGGTGTCCAAGCTCAGACCATTGCAACAGATTTCGAAAAAGTGTTCCAATTTAATCCACGCATGTTTGTGGGCCTAGTTGGCTTGCAGACTGATATCCTGACAGTGCGAGATCGCCTTATGTTCCGTAAGAATTTGTACGAGACCCGCGAAAATCGTGAAATGCAACCAGCACGTTTCTCTGCGATGCTGTCCAGCTTCCTGTATGAACACCGATTTGGACCATATTTTATTGAGCCGGTTATTGCTGGCTTGGATCCAAAAACCATGGAACCTTTTATCTGTAATATGGATTTGATAGGTTGTCCAAATGTTCCCGATGATTTTGTTGTGGCTGGTACATGTGGCGAACAATTATATGGTATGTGCGAAACTCTGTGGAAACCAGATTTGGAACCTAATCAATTGTTCGAAGTTATCTCACAAGCAATGATCAATGCTTTCGATAGAGATGCCATAAGTGGTTGGGGTGCTACCGTATATATTATTGAAAAGGACAAGATTACTGTGAAAACACTAAAGACACGCATGGATTAA
- the LOC142220936 gene encoding MYG1 protein isoform X1 has protein sequence MNRISTYFLPLFGLTSFTNRKVQLCRFSQFTMSPPAATSPKRQCTEAKPIIGTHSGTFHCDEVLACFMLKQLPEYSNAEIFRSRNDTELREKCNIIVDVGGEFDHEKKWYDHHQKSFQETLSSLRPEFGDQFNKIRLSSAGLVYCFYGERVIDEILKKQANISLNSGNLKLTYVQIYRNFIREIDAIDNGVPMHPDGVEPLYKISTGLSSRVGNFNPSWEEEGTGVNVDERFAKAMEYAGKEFVDHVLSVGGSWIKAREYVREALVNAKSVHQSGEILLLPRFCPWKQHLVELEKEYDVVGVPKLVVFTDTSGGWRVAGVPISPESYLGRKFLPEPWRGLRDDELSKLTGIDDLVFVHHTGFIGGAKTKESAIAMAVKSLEY, from the exons ATGAATAGGATTAGCACATATTTTTTGCCGCTCTTCGGCTTAACAAGTTTTACTAATAGAAAAG TGCAGCTTTGTAGATTCAGTCAATTCACAATGTCACCACCTGCCGCAACTAGCCCCAAACGACAATGTACGGAAGCAAAACCTATTATTGGAACTCACAGTGGGACATTTCACTGTGACGAAGTGTTGGCTTGTTTTATGTTAAAACAATTGCCTGAGTACAGTAACGCTGAAATTTTCCGTTCCCGCAACGATACAGAACTGCGTGAGAAATGCAACATAATTGTAGATGTGGGAGGTGAGTTTGATCATGAGAAGAAATGGTACGACCATCATCAAAAATCATTTCAGGAAACACTCAGTTCGTTGCGACCGGAATTCGGTgatcaatttaacaaaattag GTTAAGTAGTGCTGGATTAGTCTATTGTTTTTACGGTGAACGTGTTATCGATGAGATACTGAAAAAGCAGGCAAATATATCATTAAATTCCGGCAACTTGAAGTTAACATACGTTCAAATATACCGTAATTTCATAAGAGAGATTGATGCCATTGATAATGGAGTCCCCATGCACCCAGACGGTGTAGAACCGCTATACAAAATCTCTACTGGTCTTTCAAGTAGGGTGGGAAATTTCAATCCGTCTTGGGAAGAAGAAGGCACAGGTGTCAATGTAGATGAACGATTTGCCAAAGCTATGGAATATGCTGGCAAGGAATTTGTTGATCATGTTCTATCTGTAGGAGGATCATGGATAAAAGCCAGAGAATATGTACGCGAAGCTTTGGTAAATGCCAAATCTGTCCACCAATCTGGAGAAATTTTGCTACTTCCCAGATTTTGTCCATGGAAACAACATTTGGTTGAATTAGAAAAAGAATATGATGTAGTCGGTGTTCCAAAACTTGTAGTTTTCACCGATACATCCGGTGGCTGGCGTGTTGCCGGTGTTCCAATTAGTCCAGAAAGCTATTTAGGGCGTAAATTTTTGCCCGAACCTTGGAGAGGTTTGAGAGACGACGAACTTTCTAAATTAACTGGTATAGATGATTTGGTATTTGTCCATCATACTGGTTTTATTGGTGGGGCCAAGACGAAGGAATCTGCCATTGCTATGGCTGTTAAAAGTTTAGAATATTAA
- the LOC142220936 gene encoding MYG1 protein isoform X2, whose amino-acid sequence MSPPAATSPKRQCTEAKPIIGTHSGTFHCDEVLACFMLKQLPEYSNAEIFRSRNDTELREKCNIIVDVGGEFDHEKKWYDHHQKSFQETLSSLRPEFGDQFNKIRLSSAGLVYCFYGERVIDEILKKQANISLNSGNLKLTYVQIYRNFIREIDAIDNGVPMHPDGVEPLYKISTGLSSRVGNFNPSWEEEGTGVNVDERFAKAMEYAGKEFVDHVLSVGGSWIKAREYVREALVNAKSVHQSGEILLLPRFCPWKQHLVELEKEYDVVGVPKLVVFTDTSGGWRVAGVPISPESYLGRKFLPEPWRGLRDDELSKLTGIDDLVFVHHTGFIGGAKTKESAIAMAVKSLEY is encoded by the exons ATGTCACCACCTGCCGCAACTAGCCCCAAACGACAATGTACGGAAGCAAAACCTATTATTGGAACTCACAGTGGGACATTTCACTGTGACGAAGTGTTGGCTTGTTTTATGTTAAAACAATTGCCTGAGTACAGTAACGCTGAAATTTTCCGTTCCCGCAACGATACAGAACTGCGTGAGAAATGCAACATAATTGTAGATGTGGGAGGTGAGTTTGATCATGAGAAGAAATGGTACGACCATCATCAAAAATCATTTCAGGAAACACTCAGTTCGTTGCGACCGGAATTCGGTgatcaatttaacaaaattag GTTAAGTAGTGCTGGATTAGTCTATTGTTTTTACGGTGAACGTGTTATCGATGAGATACTGAAAAAGCAGGCAAATATATCATTAAATTCCGGCAACTTGAAGTTAACATACGTTCAAATATACCGTAATTTCATAAGAGAGATTGATGCCATTGATAATGGAGTCCCCATGCACCCAGACGGTGTAGAACCGCTATACAAAATCTCTACTGGTCTTTCAAGTAGGGTGGGAAATTTCAATCCGTCTTGGGAAGAAGAAGGCACAGGTGTCAATGTAGATGAACGATTTGCCAAAGCTATGGAATATGCTGGCAAGGAATTTGTTGATCATGTTCTATCTGTAGGAGGATCATGGATAAAAGCCAGAGAATATGTACGCGAAGCTTTGGTAAATGCCAAATCTGTCCACCAATCTGGAGAAATTTTGCTACTTCCCAGATTTTGTCCATGGAAACAACATTTGGTTGAATTAGAAAAAGAATATGATGTAGTCGGTGTTCCAAAACTTGTAGTTTTCACCGATACATCCGGTGGCTGGCGTGTTGCCGGTGTTCCAATTAGTCCAGAAAGCTATTTAGGGCGTAAATTTTTGCCCGAACCTTGGAGAGGTTTGAGAGACGACGAACTTTCTAAATTAACTGGTATAGATGATTTGGTATTTGTCCATCATACTGGTTTTATTGGTGGGGCCAAGACGAAGGAATCTGCCATTGCTATGGCTGTTAAAAGTTTAGAATATTAA